A part of Miscanthus floridulus cultivar M001 chromosome 6, ASM1932011v1, whole genome shotgun sequence genomic DNA contains:
- the LOC136456888 gene encoding uncharacterized protein yields the protein MAAARRIQSTALAASTAVSRRIQTTVLGASIAAGSHPLMSQDLFRRRLRHQEIRTVFGLLRQTYFFLQQRHVCASSSSNKDITASASESELIKAQKGSSTEALSLGCVIKKGASTAAGSHPLISQNLLWPFPRQEVRSFCTFPDDPQKEKSMKEVLQFAKKILEVFST from the exons ATGGCGGCGGCCCGGCGCATCCAGTCTACGGCGCTCGCGGCTTCAACTGCCGTGTCACGGCGCATCCAGACCACGGTGCTTGGGGCCTCAATTGCGGCGGGGTCACACCCGCTCATGTCGCAAGATCTGTTCCGGCGGCGTTTGCGTCATCAGGAG ATTCGCACGGTGTTCGGACTCCTTCGGCAGACTTATTTTTTCCTACAGCAGAGGCATGTATGCGCTTCCTCTTCTTCCAATAAAGAT ATAACTGCGTCTGCTTCGGAGTCGGAGTTAATAAAGGCCCAGAAGGGATCGTCAACTGAGGCATTGTCCTTAGGATGCGTAATAAAAAAAGGGGCCTCAACTGCGGCGGGGTCACACCCGCTCATATCGCAAAATCTGCTCTGGCCCTTTCCTCGCCAGGAG GTCCGAAGTTTTTGCACATTCCCAGATGACCCACAAAAGGAGAAGTCTATGAAGGAGGTGCTTCAGTTTGCAAAAAAAATCTTGGAGGTTTTTAGTACATGA